From one Streptomyces sp. ICC1 genomic stretch:
- a CDS encoding glycosyltransferase family 87 protein, with translation MKWDSPSSWDRRVEWLLRPAPRSWRAVGLLILLSVAVSASLRVNWGSDNAFVVKAADALLAGVSPYEDKRFLYLPSAVVMAIPEALLPAPLLRCVLPLGMTGLVGLGWWASLRLFSVPVRSRLAVGGFGLFALLYKPYINLVLIGNWTAISAAALPVALLLAHRRSWVAAGLVVGLAIACKPMLVPIGLLFVLARQWRALAVAVGVPVALSLAGALMMPRPMLFFTKTLPFLLQGQDSYALPWDASPIAALPRLGVPEPLAVLVAFAGAGCGLWAAWRRWRRPVAVDGDGGELRLVETACMVMLAAFLVSRPSFDHYLLVVLPLLLASGVRTGSMPRSPWFWVALLPQTAGVPWPSELDHKRRAFKDMATLCGLAGLLARRSLRPVRVMVAVVRTTGSPTRTEPECAATPVETGSRTAF, from the coding sequence ATGAAGTGGGACAGCCCGTCCTCCTGGGACCGTCGGGTGGAGTGGCTGCTGAGGCCCGCCCCCCGGTCCTGGCGGGCGGTGGGTCTGCTGATCCTGCTGTCCGTGGCGGTCTCGGCGAGCCTGCGGGTGAACTGGGGCTCGGACAACGCCTTCGTGGTCAAGGCCGCGGACGCCCTGCTCGCGGGGGTCTCCCCGTACGAGGACAAGCGGTTCCTCTACCTCCCCAGTGCCGTGGTCATGGCGATCCCGGAGGCACTGCTGCCGGCCCCACTGCTGCGCTGCGTGCTGCCGCTGGGGATGACCGGTCTGGTGGGCCTGGGCTGGTGGGCCTCGCTGCGGCTGTTCTCGGTGCCGGTGCGCTCGCGGCTCGCGGTCGGCGGTTTCGGACTGTTCGCGCTGCTCTACAAGCCGTACATCAACCTGGTGCTGATCGGGAACTGGACGGCCATCTCGGCCGCGGCCCTGCCGGTGGCGCTGCTGCTGGCGCACCGGCGGTCCTGGGTGGCGGCCGGGCTGGTGGTGGGGCTCGCCATCGCGTGCAAGCCGATGCTGGTGCCGATCGGGCTGCTCTTCGTACTGGCCCGGCAGTGGCGGGCGCTGGCCGTGGCGGTCGGCGTCCCGGTGGCGCTCTCGCTGGCGGGGGCGCTGATGATGCCGCGCCCGATGCTGTTCTTCACCAAGACGCTGCCGTTCCTGCTGCAGGGCCAGGACTCCTACGCGCTGCCGTGGGACGCCTCGCCGATCGCCGCGCTGCCGCGGCTGGGGGTGCCGGAGCCGCTGGCGGTGCTGGTGGCCTTCGCCGGGGCCGGCTGCGGGCTGTGGGCGGCCTGGCGGCGCTGGCGGCGCCCGGTCGCCGTGGACGGCGACGGCGGCGAGCTGCGGCTGGTGGAGACGGCCTGCATGGTGATGCTCGCCGCGTTCCTGGTGTCGCGGCCGTCCTTCGACCACTACCTGCTCGTCGTGCTTCCGCTGCTGCTGGCTTCGGGGGTGCGGACGGGCTCGATGCCGCGCTCGCCCTGGTTCTGGGTGGCCCTGCTGCCCCAGACGGCGGGCGTCCCGTGGCCGTCGGAGCTGGACCACAAGAGGCGCGCCTTCAAGGACATGGCGACCCTGTGCGGACTGGCCGGTCTGCTCGCGCGTCGTTCTTTGCGCCCGGTCCGGGTTATGGTTGCAGTCGTACGAACTACGGGGTCCCCAACCAGGACCGAACCGGAGTGCGCCGCAACCCCCGTCGAGACGGGATCGCGGACCGCGTTTTGA
- a CDS encoding ATP-binding cassette domain-containing protein → MGHLEASHLEYYLPDGRVLLPDVSFRVGEGSVVALVGANGAGKTTLLKMISGDLQPHGGSVTVSGGLGVMSQFVGSVRDETTVRDLLVSVAQPRIREAAKAVDRAEQLILTVDDEPAQMAYAQALSDWADVQGYEAETLWDVCTMAALAIPYDSAQFREVRTLSGGEQKRLVLEALLRGPDEVLLLDEPDNYLDVPGKRWLEEQLAATRKTVLFVSHDRELLTQAAEKIISLEASPNGSDVWVHGEGFGTFHAARKERFARFEELKRRWDEEHARLKALVLRLRGQAAISPDMASRYHAMQTRFKKFEEAGPPPEPPREQDIRMRLKGGRTGVRALTVENLELTGLMKPFSLEVFYGERVAVLGSNGSGKSHFLRLMAGEDVKHTGTWKLGARVVPGHFAQTHAHPELFGRTLVDILWTESAKPLGAAMGALRRYELERQGEQPFEKLSGGQQARFQILLLELAGTTALLLDEPTDNLDLESAEALQDGLEAYDGTVLCVTHDRWFARTFDRYLVFGSDGVVRETTEPVWDERRVERKR, encoded by the coding sequence ATGGGACATCTCGAAGCCAGCCACCTGGAGTACTACCTTCCCGACGGGCGGGTCCTGCTCCCCGACGTCTCCTTCCGGGTGGGGGAGGGGTCGGTCGTCGCCCTGGTCGGGGCGAACGGGGCCGGCAAGACCACCCTGCTGAAGATGATCTCCGGTGACCTGCAGCCGCACGGCGGCTCGGTCACCGTCAGCGGCGGCCTGGGCGTGATGTCGCAGTTCGTGGGCTCGGTCCGCGACGAGACGACCGTACGTGACCTGCTGGTCTCGGTGGCCCAGCCGCGGATCCGGGAGGCCGCGAAGGCGGTGGACCGGGCCGAGCAGCTGATCCTGACGGTGGACGACGAGCCCGCCCAGATGGCCTACGCGCAGGCGCTGAGCGACTGGGCCGACGTGCAGGGGTACGAGGCGGAGACGCTGTGGGACGTCTGCACGATGGCCGCGCTGGCGATCCCGTACGACTCGGCGCAGTTCCGCGAGGTGCGCACGCTGTCGGGCGGTGAGCAGAAGCGGCTGGTCCTGGAGGCGCTGCTGCGCGGGCCGGACGAGGTGCTGCTGCTCGACGAGCCGGACAACTACCTGGACGTCCCGGGCAAGCGGTGGCTGGAGGAGCAGCTGGCGGCCACCCGCAAGACGGTGCTCTTCGTCAGCCACGACCGGGAGCTGCTGACCCAGGCCGCCGAGAAGATCATCAGCCTGGAGGCGAGCCCGAACGGCTCCGACGTCTGGGTGCACGGCGAGGGCTTCGGCACGTTCCACGCTGCCCGCAAGGAGCGCTTCGCGCGCTTCGAGGAGCTCAAGCGGCGCTGGGACGAGGAGCACGCCCGGCTGAAGGCCCTGGTGCTGCGACTGCGCGGCCAGGCCGCGATCAGCCCGGACATGGCCTCGCGGTACCACGCGATGCAGACCCGCTTCAAGAAGTTCGAGGAGGCCGGCCCGCCGCCGGAGCCGCCGCGCGAGCAGGACATCCGGATGCGCCTCAAGGGCGGCCGTACGGGCGTGCGCGCCCTCACGGTCGAGAACCTGGAGCTGACCGGCCTGATGAAGCCGTTCTCCCTGGAGGTCTTCTACGGGGAGCGGGTCGCGGTCCTGGGCTCGAACGGCTCCGGGAAGTCGCACTTCCTGCGGCTGATGGCGGGCGAGGACGTCAAGCACACGGGTACGTGGAAGCTCGGCGCCCGCGTGGTCCCCGGCCACTTCGCGCAGACGCACGCGCACCCGGAGCTGTTCGGCCGTACCCTCGTGGACATCCTGTGGACGGAGTCGGCGAAGCCGCTGGGCGCCGCGATGGGCGCCCTGCGCCGCTACGAGCTGGAGCGGCAGGGCGAGCAGCCCTTCGAGAAGCTGTCGGGCGGCCAGCAGGCGCGCTTCCAGATCCTGCTGCTGGAGCTGGCGGGTACGACGGCGCTGCTGCTGGACGAGCCGACGGACAACCTGGACCTGGAGTCCGCCGAAGCGCTGCAGGACGGGCTGGAGGCGTACGACGGAACTGTGTTGTGCGTCACGCACGACCGGTGGTTCGCCCGCACATTTGACCGTTACCTGGTCTTCGGTTCAGACGGTGTTGTGCGGGAGACTACGGAGCCCGTCTGGGACGAACGTAGGGTCGAACGCAAGCGCTAG
- the coaA gene encoding type I pantothenate kinase: MITSPPRSTPDRATERTDRPERPHRRSDASPYVDLTRAEWSALRERTPLPLTADEVERLRGLGDVIDLDEVRDVYLPLSRLLNLYVEATSNLRGTLNTFLGDAGNGHGAQQGTPFVIGVAGSVAVGKSTVARLLQALLARWPEHPRVELVTTDGFLYPMKELQRRGLTARKGFPESYDRRALTRFVADIKAGKDEVTAPVYSHLIYDIVPGEQLVVRRPDILIVEGLNVLQPALPGKDGRTRVGLADYFDFSVYVDARPEDIERWYLNRFRKLRETAFQNPFSYFRKYTQVSEEEALEYAQTMWRTINRPNLLENVAPTRGRATLVVRKGPDHKVQKLSLRKL; the protein is encoded by the coding sequence GTGATCACTTCGCCGCCACGAAGCACGCCGGACCGCGCAACGGAGCGCACCGACCGCCCGGAGCGCCCCCACCGCCGGTCCGACGCGTCCCCCTACGTCGACCTCACCCGCGCCGAGTGGAGCGCCCTGCGCGAGCGCACCCCGCTCCCGCTCACGGCCGACGAGGTCGAGCGGCTTCGGGGCCTGGGCGACGTCATCGACCTCGACGAGGTCCGCGACGTCTACCTGCCGCTCTCCCGGCTGCTGAACCTGTACGTGGAAGCCACGAGCAACCTGCGCGGCACCCTCAACACCTTCCTCGGCGACGCCGGCAACGGCCACGGCGCGCAGCAGGGCACCCCCTTCGTCATAGGGGTCGCCGGTTCCGTCGCCGTCGGCAAGTCCACGGTGGCCCGCCTCCTCCAGGCCCTCCTCGCCCGCTGGCCGGAGCACCCGCGCGTGGAGCTGGTCACCACGGACGGCTTCCTGTACCCGATGAAGGAGCTCCAGCGGCGCGGCCTGACCGCCCGCAAGGGCTTCCCCGAGTCCTACGACCGCCGCGCGCTGACCCGCTTCGTCGCCGACATCAAGGCGGGCAAGGACGAGGTCACGGCCCCGGTCTACTCGCACCTGATCTACGACATCGTCCCCGGGGAGCAGCTCGTCGTGCGCCGCCCGGACATCCTGATCGTCGAGGGCCTCAACGTCCTGCAGCCGGCCCTGCCCGGCAAGGACGGCCGCACCCGGGTGGGCCTGGCCGACTACTTCGACTTCAGCGTGTACGTGGACGCGCGCCCCGAGGACATCGAGCGCTGGTACCTCAACCGGTTCCGCAAGCTGCGCGAGACGGCCTTCCAGAACCCGTTCTCCTACTTCCGCAAGTACACGCAGGTCTCCGAGGAGGAGGCGCTGGAGTACGCGCAGACGATGTGGCGGACCATCAACAGGCCCAACCTGCTGGAGAACGTGGCCCCGACCCGCGGCCGGGCCACCCTCGTCGTGCGCAAGGGCCCCGACCACAAGGTGCAGAAGCTGAGCCTGCGCAAGCTCTGA
- a CDS encoding Cof-type HAD-IIB family hydrolase — protein sequence MNPPRLIATDLDGTLLRNDGSLSIRTLRALRTASDAGAEVVFVTARPPRYVDVLAAATGIVGTAVCSNGALVYDVATRSVVESRALPVDVARGVAAVLSQAVPDLGFAVESGGRVLYEPAYLHRFSGGADVESPVPSLTDLWLTEVAIVKLLAWSALRDADFLLAVAERTAGGQAQFTHSGGRGLLEISAPGVTKAGTLSALCAQRGITADEVVAFGDMPNDLTILKWAGAGYAMANAHPDVRSAVPRHTVSNEEDGVAHVLEKLFAPS from the coding sequence ATGAATCCTCCCCGGCTGATCGCCACCGATCTCGACGGCACGCTCCTGCGCAACGACGGCAGCCTCTCGATCCGCACGCTCCGCGCGCTGCGCACCGCCTCGGACGCCGGCGCCGAGGTCGTCTTCGTCACCGCCCGGCCGCCCCGGTACGTGGACGTGCTCGCCGCCGCGACCGGCATCGTCGGCACGGCGGTGTGCAGCAACGGCGCGCTCGTCTACGACGTCGCGACGCGCAGCGTCGTCGAGTCGCGCGCCCTGCCCGTGGACGTCGCCCGCGGCGTGGCCGCCGTGCTGTCGCAGGCCGTGCCGGATCTGGGCTTCGCCGTGGAGAGCGGCGGCCGGGTCCTGTACGAGCCGGCGTACCTGCACCGGTTCTCGGGAGGCGCCGACGTCGAATCGCCCGTACCGTCCCTGACGGACCTGTGGCTGACGGAAGTCGCCATCGTCAAGCTGCTCGCCTGGTCGGCCCTCCGGGACGCGGACTTCCTGCTCGCCGTCGCGGAGAGAACGGCGGGCGGCCAGGCGCAGTTCACCCACTCCGGGGGCCGTGGCCTGCTGGAGATCAGCGCGCCGGGCGTCACCAAGGCCGGCACCCTCTCGGCGTTGTGCGCCCAGCGCGGCATCACGGCCGACGAGGTCGTCGCCTTCGGCGACATGCCCAACGACCTGACCATCCTGAAATGGGCGGGCGCCGGCTACGCCATGGCCAACGCCCACCCGGACGTGCGCTCCGCGGTGCCGCGGCACACGGTGTCCAACGAGGAGGACGGCGTGGCACACGTCCTCGAAAAGCTCTTCGCCCCGTCCTGA
- a CDS encoding DUF389 domain-containing protein: MLHLRMITPSDRTDAVVRIVEGTVGTTHLAVFPGAARIPPGDIVLCDVAREAGDALLHELRGLGIDKDGSIAVENIDLSLSERADRAEEEAPGEGADAVLWEQLSEATHEESNLSITYSAFMIIATMIAACGVVLDNAVLIVGAMAVGPEFGPLAGVCTGLVRRAPKLAARSLFALLVGFAAAMVATTVFSLVMDALGLFHAGMLDKPRPNTSFIWQPDPFSFVVALLAGVAGVLSLTSAKSGALVGVAISVTTVPAAANAAVALSYGEFGQMWGSAEQLLLNLCGIILAGVLTLTGQKLLWRTQRGRWHRRTPQPKT, from the coding sequence ATGCTGCATCTACGGATGATCACCCCGTCCGACCGGACGGACGCCGTGGTCCGGATCGTCGAGGGGACCGTCGGCACCACCCATCTGGCGGTGTTCCCCGGTGCGGCCCGCATTCCGCCGGGCGACATCGTGCTGTGCGACGTGGCGCGCGAGGCGGGCGACGCGCTCCTGCACGAGCTGCGCGGGCTCGGTATCGACAAGGACGGCTCGATCGCGGTCGAGAACATCGACCTCTCCCTGTCGGAGCGCGCCGACCGGGCCGAGGAGGAGGCTCCGGGAGAAGGCGCCGACGCCGTGCTGTGGGAGCAGCTGAGCGAGGCCACCCACGAGGAGTCCAACCTCAGCATCACCTACAGCGCCTTCATGATCATCGCGACCATGATCGCGGCCTGCGGCGTCGTCCTCGACAACGCCGTCCTGATCGTGGGCGCGATGGCGGTCGGCCCCGAGTTCGGGCCGCTCGCCGGAGTCTGCACCGGCCTGGTGCGGCGCGCCCCGAAGCTGGCCGCCCGCTCCCTGTTCGCCCTGCTCGTGGGCTTCGCCGCCGCGATGGTCGCCACCACCGTCTTCAGCCTGGTGATGGACGCCCTCGGCCTGTTCCACGCGGGAATGCTGGACAAGCCCCGCCCGAACACCAGCTTCATCTGGCAGCCGGACCCGTTCTCGTTCGTCGTGGCCCTGCTCGCCGGTGTGGCCGGGGTGCTCTCGCTGACCTCCGCGAAGTCCGGCGCGCTGGTCGGCGTCGCGATCTCGGTGACCACCGTCCCGGCGGCCGCCAACGCGGCCGTGGCCCTGAGCTACGGCGAGTTCGGCCAGATGTGGGGCTCGGCGGAACAGCTGCTGCTGAACCTGTGCGGGATCATCCTGGCCGGTGTGCTGACCCTGACCGGCCAGAAGCTGCTGTGGCGCACCCAGCGCGGCCGCTGGCACCGCAGGACGCCCCAGCCGAAGACCTGA
- the rplM gene encoding 50S ribosomal protein L13, whose protein sequence is MRTFSPKPGDISRQWHVIDAQDVVLGRLATQAATLLRGKHKPTYAPHMDMGDFVIIINADKVHLSGNKATQKMAYRHSGFPGGLRSVRYDDLLANNPEKAVEKAIKGMIPKNTLGRQMLSKLKVYSGDVHPHAAQQPVPFEITQVAQ, encoded by the coding sequence GTGCGTACGTTCAGCCCCAAGCCCGGCGACATCTCGCGCCAGTGGCACGTCATCGACGCCCAGGACGTTGTCCTCGGCCGTCTGGCGACCCAGGCCGCTACCCTCCTGCGGGGTAAGCACAAGCCGACTTACGCCCCCCACATGGACATGGGCGACTTCGTCATCATCATCAACGCCGACAAGGTTCACCTGTCCGGCAACAAGGCGACCCAGAAGATGGCGTACCGCCACTCCGGTTTCCCGGGTGGTCTGCGTTCGGTCCGTTACGACGACCTCCTGGCGAACAACCCGGAGAAGGCCGTCGAGAAGGCCATCAAGGGCATGATCCCCAAGAACACCCTGGGCCGTCAGATGCTCTCGAAGCTGAAGGTCTACTCGGGCGATGTGCACCCCCACGCTGCCCAGCAGCCGGTGCCGTTCGAGATCACCCAGGTCGCGCAGTAG
- the rpsI gene encoding 30S ribosomal protein S9: MAETTAETTPVDEFEGNVEEYTTESVEAVEGDYTSESLAGRFGDPQPAAGLGRRKNAIARVRIVPGTGKWKINGRTLEDYFPNKVHQQEVNEPFKLLELDNRYDVIARISGGGVSGQAGALRLGVARALNEADVDNNRAALKKAGFLSRDDRAVERKKAGLKKARKAPQYSKR, encoded by the coding sequence GTGGCCGAGACCACCGCCGAGACGACCCCCGTCGACGAGTTCGAGGGCAACGTCGAGGAGTACACCACCGAGTCTGTGGAAGCCGTTGAGGGCGACTACACCTCCGAGTCCCTTGCCGGTCGCTTCGGTGACCCCCAGCCGGCCGCCGGCCTGGGCCGTCGCAAGAACGCCATCGCCCGCGTCCGGATCGTTCCGGGCACCGGCAAGTGGAAGATCAACGGTCGCACCCTTGAGGACTACTTCCCCAACAAGGTGCACCAGCAGGAAGTCAACGAGCCGTTCAAGCTGCTCGAGCTCGACAACCGCTACGACGTCATCGCCCGCATCTCGGGTGGCGGCGTTTCCGGCCAGGCCGGCGCCCTGCGCCTCGGTGTGGCCCGTGCGCTGAACGAGGCGGATGTCGACAACAACCGCGCGGCACTGAAGAAGGCCGGCTTCCTTTCCCGCGACGACCGTGCGGTCGAGCGCAAGAAGGCCGGTCTCAAGAAGGCCCGTAAGGCTCCGCAGTACAGCAAGCGTTAA
- a CDS encoding FUSC family protein, protein MTGLADSRARRGGRARELARTEGPAAARIVVTVTVAWQVALWLGADQPPVFAAIVPLVALRGDPMTALGTSLRRTLGVVAGVVIGIVVLNVLSPSTVALALVVALGLGVGMVLRAGGGLNIQVAASSLLVFASTSPDAYALHRVWETAEGAAVTILLAPLLWPPDPHRILGAVSEDCRARLAQALTGTAAALRPDRAAALDNLSQVNADVEAVHAGAARAREAERAMRFNPLRRRQRETVRLQAQAIDTADRLAAHVATWAGEVAVFAGREDLAADLVRAGARLPEPAALTARAIGHALSGGDPLPAVATARTGLAAYARADSRPVAVALRRPLHRILDELDRTSPRQDDTAHG, encoded by the coding sequence ATGACCGGTCTCGCTGACTCCCGAGCACGACGCGGCGGGCGGGCGCGGGAACTCGCGCGGACCGAGGGCCCGGCGGCGGCCCGCATCGTGGTCACCGTCACCGTCGCCTGGCAGGTCGCGCTGTGGCTGGGGGCCGACCAGCCACCGGTGTTCGCGGCGATCGTCCCGCTGGTGGCCCTGCGCGGCGATCCGATGACGGCCCTGGGCACCTCGCTGCGGCGGACCCTGGGCGTGGTGGCGGGCGTGGTGATCGGGATCGTCGTCCTGAACGTGCTGAGTCCCTCGACCGTCGCGCTGGCCCTGGTGGTGGCCCTGGGCCTGGGCGTCGGAATGGTCCTGCGGGCCGGCGGCGGGCTGAACATCCAGGTGGCGGCGTCGTCGCTGCTGGTCTTCGCCAGCACCTCCCCCGACGCGTACGCGCTGCACCGCGTCTGGGAGACCGCGGAGGGCGCGGCCGTGACGATCCTGCTCGCGCCGCTGCTGTGGCCGCCCGACCCCCACCGCATCCTGGGGGCCGTCAGCGAGGACTGCCGTGCACGCCTGGCCCAGGCCCTCACCGGCACCGCGGCGGCCCTGCGCCCCGACCGGGCCGCGGCCCTCGACAACCTCTCCCAGGTGAACGCGGACGTCGAGGCGGTGCACGCCGGCGCGGCGCGGGCCCGCGAGGCCGAACGCGCCATGAGGTTCAACCCCCTGCGCCGGCGTCAGCGCGAGACCGTACGGCTCCAAGCCCAGGCCATCGACACCGCCGACCGCCTCGCGGCGCACGTGGCGACGTGGGCCGGGGAGGTCGCCGTGTTCGCCGGCCGGGAAGACCTCGCCGCGGACCTCGTCCGGGCCGGTGCCCGGCTCCCCGAACCGGCCGCGCTCACGGCGCGCGCCATCGGGCACGCCCTGTCCGGAGGCGATCCCCTGCCCGCCGTGGCGACCGCGCGCACCGGCCTGGCCGCGTACGCCCGCGCGGACTCCCGGCCGGTCGCCGTCGCCCTGCGCCGCCCCCTCCACCGGATCCTCGACGAGCTCGACCGTACGTCTCCGCGCCAGGACGACACCGCCCACGGCTAG
- the sigJ gene encoding RNA polymerase sigma factor SigJ yields MSSTIEAGPDGTEPGPGVVVGERRRLINLAYRLLGSLAEAEDAVQETYARWYAMSRRQQEAVESPGAWLTTVAGRICLDVLGSARARRERYVGSWIPEPLPDRTEWFSGRAGGGGGEPADPADHVTLDESVGMAFLVVLEAMTPAERVAFVLHDVFRYPFAEIAGIVGRTPAACRQLASSARRRVRAERVPAGPTAGQAGVVRHFKEAWEARDIEALVGLLDPNAAMVADGGGLVGTVLRPVEGSKLIAQYLIHIADKAPGLTLLERTVNGRPGLVAQYAGVTVTVAAFDLAGDRVTRIWAVRNPEKLRPWTEHGRNLPPDT; encoded by the coding sequence ATGAGCAGCACCATCGAGGCAGGGCCCGACGGGACCGAACCGGGCCCCGGCGTGGTCGTCGGGGAGCGGCGCCGGCTGATCAACCTCGCCTACCGGCTGCTCGGTTCACTGGCCGAGGCCGAGGACGCCGTACAGGAGACGTACGCGCGCTGGTACGCCATGTCGCGCCGGCAGCAGGAGGCCGTCGAGTCTCCCGGAGCCTGGCTCACGACCGTGGCCGGCCGCATCTGCCTGGACGTCCTCGGCTCGGCGCGCGCACGGCGCGAGCGCTACGTCGGCTCGTGGATCCCCGAGCCGCTGCCCGACCGCACGGAATGGTTCAGCGGGCGGGCCGGTGGCGGCGGTGGCGAGCCGGCCGATCCCGCCGACCACGTCACCCTGGACGAGTCGGTGGGCATGGCCTTCCTCGTCGTACTGGAGGCGATGACGCCGGCCGAACGCGTGGCGTTCGTCCTGCACGACGTCTTCCGGTACCCCTTCGCCGAGATCGCCGGGATCGTCGGGCGCACTCCGGCGGCCTGCCGGCAGCTGGCCTCCTCGGCCCGTCGGCGCGTCCGGGCCGAGCGGGTGCCGGCGGGTCCGACGGCCGGACAGGCCGGTGTGGTGCGGCACTTCAAGGAGGCGTGGGAGGCCAGGGACATCGAGGCCCTCGTCGGCCTCCTCGACCCGAACGCCGCGATGGTCGCCGACGGCGGCGGCCTGGTCGGCACCGTCCTGCGCCCGGTCGAGGGCAGCAAGCTGATCGCCCAGTACCTGATCCACATCGCGGACAAGGCGCCCGGGCTCACGCTCCTGGAACGGACGGTCAACGGCCGGCCCGGCCTGGTGGCCCAGTACGCCGGGGTCACCGTCACCGTGGCGGCGTTCGACCTCGCCGGCGACCGCGTCACCCGCATCTGGGCGGTCCGCAACCCGGAGAAGCTCCGCCCGTGGACCGAGCACGGACGGAACCTCCCGCCGGACACCTAG
- the glmM gene encoding phosphoglucosamine mutase has translation MGRLFGTDGVRGVANADLTAELALGLSVAAAHVLAEAGTFAGHRATAVVGRDPRASGEFLEAAVVAGLASAGVDVLRVGVLPTPAVAYLTGALGADLGVMLSASHNAMPDNGIKFFARGGHKLADELEDRIESVYEDHRTGAPWDRPTGAGVGRVSDYTEGFDKYVAHLMGVLPNRLDGLKVVLDEAHGAAAFVSPEAFTRAGAEIVTIGAEPDGLNINDGCGSTHLGLLKQAVIEHGADLGIAHDGDADRCLAVDANGAEVDGDQILAVLALAMRESGHLREDTVVGTVMSNLGFKLAMESEGINVVQTGVGDRYVLESMKEHGYALGGEQSGHVIILDHATTGDGTLTGLMLAARIAATGKTLAELAGVMTRLPQVLVNVPDVDRSRVTTSGELAAAVAEAERELGSTGRVLLRPSGTEPLVRVMVEAADIEQARAVAGRLADVVKSALG, from the coding sequence GTGGGACGACTCTTCGGGACGGACGGTGTACGAGGCGTCGCCAACGCGGATCTGACGGCTGAGCTCGCGCTCGGCCTCTCCGTGGCGGCGGCGCACGTACTGGCCGAGGCGGGCACCTTCGCGGGCCATCGGGCCACCGCGGTGGTCGGCCGGGACCCCCGGGCCTCGGGCGAGTTCCTGGAGGCCGCAGTCGTCGCGGGCCTCGCGAGCGCGGGCGTGGACGTCCTGCGCGTCGGTGTGCTGCCCACCCCGGCGGTGGCGTATCTCACCGGTGCGCTGGGCGCCGACCTCGGCGTGATGCTCTCGGCCAGCCACAACGCCATGCCCGACAACGGCATCAAGTTCTTCGCGCGCGGCGGCCACAAGCTCGCCGACGAGCTGGAGGACCGCATCGAGTCCGTCTACGAGGACCACCGCACGGGCGCTCCGTGGGACCGGCCGACGGGCGCCGGTGTCGGCCGCGTCTCCGACTACACCGAGGGCTTCGACAAGTACGTCGCCCACCTCATGGGTGTCCTGCCCAACCGCCTCGACGGCCTGAAGGTGGTCCTCGACGAGGCGCACGGCGCGGCCGCCTTCGTCTCGCCGGAGGCCTTCACCCGGGCCGGCGCCGAGATCGTCACGATCGGCGCGGAGCCCGACGGGCTGAACATCAACGACGGCTGCGGCTCCACCCACCTCGGCCTGCTCAAGCAGGCCGTCATCGAGCACGGGGCCGACCTCGGCATCGCGCACGACGGGGACGCCGACCGCTGCCTCGCCGTGGACGCGAACGGCGCCGAGGTCGACGGGGACCAGATCCTCGCCGTGCTGGCGCTGGCCATGCGCGAGTCCGGGCACCTGCGCGAGGACACCGTGGTCGGCACCGTGATGTCGAACCTGGGCTTCAAGCTGGCGATGGAGTCCGAGGGCATCAACGTCGTGCAGACGGGTGTCGGCGACCGGTACGTCCTGGAGTCGATGAAGGAGCACGGCTACGCGCTGGGCGGCGAGCAGTCCGGCCACGTGATCATCCTCGACCACGCCACCACCGGCGACGGCACCCTGACCGGGCTGATGCTGGCGGCGCGGATCGCGGCCACCGGCAAGACGCTGGCGGAGCTGGCGGGGGTCATGACCCGGCTCCCGCAGGTGCTGGTCAACGTCCCCGACGTGGACAGGTCCCGGGTGACGACCTCGGGCGAGCTGGCCGCGGCCGTCGCCGAAGCGGAGCGGGAGCTGGGCTCGACCGGGCGCGTACTGCTGCGTCCCTCGGGCACGGAGCCGCTCGTCCGCGTGATGGTGGAGGCCGCCGACATCGAGCAGGCCCGCGCCGTCGCGGGCCGCCTCGCGGACGTGGTGAAGTCGGCGCTGGGCTAG